Part of the Nicotiana sylvestris chromosome 2, ASM39365v2, whole genome shotgun sequence genome, ATTTAAGTCATAATTTTATATACGTATATGTACCCCTTTTGCTATTTAGGTTCATTCTTCTGGTACGATTCCCAAATATCAATAGGTTCGAGCACTTATCCTTTCTGACTTCCTTGGATCTTTTCCTGTGCCTGTTGAAGCTCGTGCCTCTTCAAGTTTTCTTTGCCAACTGTCACTTGTCTTACTAATCTACGTGTCATGACATGTCACCTCATACTTAATTCTTTATATGaacttaatttttcccaatacagatagtccccccacttacCATTTATTCTTCAATAGAATATCTGGGAAGTGGATCTCATTAAAGCGGGAATATTTGCCGCCATTATTTCTTCTCTGGAACTGACGCTTCATATGTCATTTCCATTTAATGTTCGCGACACGTGGCATCCCCCGATTGTTTCTGCGACTTTTCAGCGCCTTTTAGGGATTTTTCACGGTCCACGCCTTTTCTTTTGACGGTTGCTTGtaagtataaatataatttttcatCTTTGTCTTTTTCACAAAAAGTTTTAGAATATCCagttctcgttttcttcttcctcgtactactatgttttcttcaaaccctaaccctcgAAGAGTCCCCATTGTTGATAACCTTTCTCTTGCTCTTGTTAGAAGTAGGAGAGGGGGAAGACTTCATAGTTTAGGATCTTCATCTTTACGTGGCCCTTCTCTTCCTTCAACGAGTTCTACTCCACCCTCTAGAACTAGAGGTTCTCTTTCCCAGAGGTATTCATCCAGAAATAAAGACTCTAATGAACCTATTCGTGAACCTTTGGTAGAGGAAATTGTTCCTGCGGAACTTTCTTTTTACACTGATAGAGAATCCATCAGAAACCAAGTTCCTTCTCTAGATTGTGCTGATATTTACCCATCTCAAAtcactgaaggtttgatttcTGTTGTTCGTAGGGATTGCCATTGGAGTCAACTTCCCCATTATAATTCCCAATCTAAACCAAAGGATTACGTCTTACTTGACTGGGTTTTCTTTCGTGTATACATATCCTTTTACACTGAATTTCAAACCCCCCATTGATCCTGTTATTATCGAGTTCTGCTGTTTCTTCGACATTTGTTTAGGGCAGATTGGCCCCATTGTGTGGAGGGTTGTCTCATGCTTAAGGCATTTGGCCAATATGGATGGTTAGCCTTCTACTTTCTTCCATTTAATTCACCTTTATTCTCCTAGACTTTTCCGCCATAGGATTTTTACTTTAGTAGCGAGAAGTAAGAAAGTGCTGGTTATCCCCGAGGATGATAAAGACCGTGGTTGGTATGtcaggtttgttgctgcccccactgttggtctAGTGGGTCAAGAAAATATTCCATTTCctaagaagtggaattttgcacgtaagttctttttaataactttttctatcttttctctCTATTTTACTTGCTACCATTTAACCTTTTCCTCTTTTCCAGCAACCACGGGAACTGTTGATGAGATTCCcaattttcgtggttgggtaggaaGGTTATTGAATGTTGCCTCGGTGGAAGGTAGATCTTGGAAAACCCTTTCTCATAGGTTTTGTTGGAAAGTGAAAACGCATGGTAAATACCTTTTCTCTTATATCTTTCGTACTTTCATTTACGTTTTCCTTTGGAATTTGTTTtgatccttctttttatcaggattttcCATTCGTGGTATTAGTGTTGATGTAGTTGCGACCTCCAGAGTTTCTTTGGAAAGAGCCCAAGAGATAATCttgggttcttcatcgaaaaggaaagTTGATGCAACCCAAGACTCTGGAGAAGAGGAGGAACATGATGAGAATTCCTTGGTTAAAAGGCCTCGGGCTAGAAGGCGCATTATTTCAGATGAAGCGTCTCCTCCCCGTTCTGTTTCTTTAACCAAGCCTGTTGAAGCCACCTTGGTGATCTCTGATGATGACACTCCCGCGGCTGCTTGTGATTCTGTTGATCATCTTTTTGCTCGTGGGTTTGATAGTGAAAATTTGGGTCCAGTTTCTGATGAAGTGCCCCTTGCCTCATTTTCCATGCCTGCTCCAGTGATATCTTCTTTACCAGTTATGACTAATGTCGTTGCTGCTCTGCCCCAAGCTGTTTTGACTCTTTCTACAGTTCCTCCCACAACTGTTCATCGCACTGAGGTTGGTTCCTCAAGTGGAAGTAGAGCTATGAAGCAAGTTATCATCGAGGTTCCTGCCAATGGTAATCTTTTGAGAAAATCAGGTCGGGCTGATGTGTGGTTGAAACCTCTGATTGGTCCAGTTGAGAGATCCAAGCTTGAGAGTCACAACTCTTTGACTTGGATGAACGACATAGTGCAGTCATCCTTAAAGGTATCCTTTTTCATGCTTTATTACGCCCTTCTCCTATTAAGGTTCttacctctctttttctttttctaatcaATCTAGTCGACACAGAGATGATGAAGAGGGTTTCTCACAGGGAGCAGTTAATGCATGACTATCAAACTAAAGCGCACAACTGGAGAGAACAGTACAAAAGCCGTCAAATTGATATGGAAGTGTTAGAAGAGAGCAAGTGCACCTTAGAGCAGCAATTGAAGGTTTTAACTTCAGAATTGGCGGTTGAGAAGGCTTCCTCAAACCAAGCTGGCAAAGATAAGAATCTCCTCGAAACGTCTTTTTCTGAGCAACTCTCCAAGGCcagtgaagagatcagagaacTGAGGGCTTTGTTAAGTGCGAAAGAAGTTTATGCCAGTGAACTTGTGCAAACTTTAACTCAGACTCAAGAAGATCTTCGTGAGTCTTCTGATAAGGTCCGTCTCTTAGAAAGTTCACGTGCTcctcttcaagcttcttatgaTTCTGCCTTGGCTGAGAATGAAAAGCTCAAAAATGAGTTTGATCAATGGGAGAAAGATTATGAGATTCTTGAGGACAAGATTAcaattgaagtgagttgggcaaTTTTAAACACACGCCATGATACCCTCGTGGAAGATAGACAAGAGGGCTTTAACTTGGAAGCTGAGTTAGCTAAGATAAAAGAGACTATTGAAAAGACTCAGCAAGGCCAAGATTTTCCTTCTCCCATGGCTGCTATTCCCGAGCATATTGAAGATGATATGGGTACGGTGAATGCTCCAACTCCTTCAGGCCAATGCGAACCTTCTGCTGCTGGTGACTCTGCTATAGATCCTTCTTCAGCTCCTCAGTGACAAGTTTATGGAATGtgacttctctttttttttccttttggtggAATGTCGTTTTAACCCCCGGTCCCATTTGGGGGTTTAGTTTTTGGAAACGAcaagtccccagaccttttcGGGGCATTTTGTATAAATGACAAATAGTTTAAGACTAggttcatacttagtctaaactttttaatattaagaagttttctgTTTTAACTTAGTTATTCTGAGCTTCTGTTTTGCTCGTTCTTGCTTTTATACTTAAGGACTTATTAGTTAATTCGTGGGTTTATGTTTTACcctttatttgcatttttgtttcaTAAAATGCTTTATTAACTTCATGGATGTTTGAATCAaatatgaattttataaaagagggcccttttatatttgaCGGTTAATGAAGAAgatgtctcaacttcataatggtgtaaacgTACgataaagaaataggaacacataTGTTTCTTAAAATAACTTTGATAAAGTTTTCATCTGAACTTTGTTAAGTCTAAATAACATATTACATGCATTTAAataacttctataatttttttgtaactgttttctttacagcaaatttcaaaataaaattcaaggtTTTTCTTTATAACCCATTTCTATACATTGACCTTAACCTAGATATCATAAGGTTTTTTGATCGGCTTTATATTattagctcgtgactttgctctgcacTTGATTCATTCGATGACTAGACTTTTCGGGCTTTGACTTGAACTTTGACTATACTcagtcttctttgccttctttatacatatgtcctatatatattatatagtcccccaagtgtttaagctttgaagtatgaaatctcgagcacttgacTACTCCTCTCATTCGGTCCTTTtcctaaaaaggaaaaaacatacgggactcagaggtacgattatagatgaagactgctttacccgtttgaatttctatcagaatagttaCAACCCTAGACCAGGAATTTATACTTTTCCACATGTCTTGCAGGTCGTGATTCATCATCTAGTacgggttagctttttgcctatcatctaaaatctttagtaaaattttaaaaattcaaaaatgaaattttaaaatGAAGGTAACTGCCCGTTGATACTTCTTTTCCTttgaaatagtatctcttcataTGAACGACATTCTAATGTGAAGGTAAAATCTTGACATCTattgtttccagctcgtatgTTCCCTTTCCTGCGATACCATGAATCTTATAAGGTCCTTCCCAAGTTGGACTTAACTTTCCCGCATTAGCCGCTCTCGTGGATTGAAAAACCTTCTTGAGTACGAAGTctccaatcttgaagtatcttagGCGAGCTTTCCGATTATAATATCATTCCATAACTTGATTTTGTGCTGCCAATCTTATGAATGCAGCTTCCCTTCTTTCTTCAAGTAAATCCAGGTTTATTCGCATTTCCTCTTCATTGGATTCCTCATTCGCTTGTATATATCTCGTGCTTGGCTCCCCTATCTCGACTGGGATCAAGGCTTCAGCTCTGTATACCAGCGAGAATGGTGTTTCAcccgtacttgtttttgttgttgtgtgaTAAGCCCATAAAATACTAGGTAACACCTCTGGCCAATTGCCTTTAGATTCCTCCAATCGTTTCTTCAAATTATTGATAATGACTGTATTcgttgattcagcttgtccattacccaccgaaTGGTAAGGCGTTGAggtaatccttttaatctgccaactttgaaagaattctgtgatctgtgcgcctataaattgtgggccattatcacatacgatttcTTTAGGTTTGccaaatcgacatatgatattttgccaaatgaaatctctgacctctttttctcgtacctgctTAAAagcacctgcttctacccacttagtaaaGTAATCGGTGAGTACTAGTAAAAATTTTACCTTGCCTTTTgttggacccacgatatccatcccccacttcacaaaaggccatggtgcaataACCGGATGTAACAACTCTACAGATCTATGCATATTATTACCGTATCTCTGGCACTTGTCACATTTAGACACAAAAATTTccgtttcttcttccattttgggccaataataGCCGGCATAGCTTTACTAAAGATCTTCCTCCCGCCTGATttccacaatgcccctcgtgtatttctctcctCACATACTCTGTTTGAGAAGGCCCGAGGCATCTTGCttagggaccaccgaacattttacgataaAAATTGCCTTGCTTTAAATAGTACCGAGCTGCCTTTTTACGAAGTGCTTGagctttttcttatcttcagggcAGTTCCATACTACAAAAAAgtgacaatctcgttcctccaatcccaagttaagttattgaaatttacctcgtttttgtcgTGATCaagtactgaatgaaacaaatgaattacagAAATCTGCACAACTTTCTAGGTTTGGAATTGCCTAACCAGATCACGTGCCTTTTCCAGGTATTGTCGCATTCTTGCCTCCCTAGCTGTATAAGTCCCTAACATTTGGTTAACTACGAGCTGAgaatcgcttttgattataaTCTGCTCTATGCCAAGTTTGTGTgctagttctaaacctgcaatcacagcttcatactctgcctcattgttagttatagggtgacattttatggcttgtcgtATGGTTTCACCCGTAGATGGTACCAAAATAATTCCTAGACCTGCCCCTTTCACATTCGACGAGCCATCAGTAAATAAAGTCCAGATTCCCGTATTAGACATGTTGAATACTTGTagctctttttctgcttctagttGCATTCCTTGGCTATAATCGGCCAAATAAACTGCTAACACCTGTGACTTtattgcagttctaggttggtatgtgatgtcatattcacttaatttatggcccacttggctaacctacctgataactcatgttTTTGTAATATATTACGCAGgggataagcagttactacagagatagggtgacattgaaaataaggtcttaatttcctagatgtcataattaatgcaagtgcaagtttttctagatGAGGATAACGTGTCTCAACATCTAATAATGACTTGATAACATAATAATTCGGAGACTatttaccttggtcttcacgaACCAAAACAACACTCACCGCTACTTCTGAAACAGCTAGGTAGATAAGTAACCTTTTCCCATCTTTTGGTTTCATGAGCAACGATGGATTTGACAAGTATACTTTCAAGTTTTTGAGCACTTGTTGACATTCCTCAAACCATtcgaaatgatcttgctttttaagagttgaaaagaacttaaagcatttttctgatgacttggaaataagtcttcccaaggctgcaattcttcccgtcaGTCTCTGTACCTCTTTCTTACTTGTAGGCATATCAGGAATTTcctcaatggctttaatctgtatgggatttacttcaatgccacggttagaaacaagaaaacccaaaaacttacctgatgaaaCGCCAAATACACATTTCTCGGGATTTAGCTTCATATTGAATTTACGCAAGATCTGGAATGTATTAGACAGGTGCTGTATATGATTCCCTGATTGTTGGGATTtgacaagcatatcatctatgtagacttccatagttttccctaaatgttcttggaacattttggtcaccAATCTTTGATATGTGGCACCAGGGTTTTTGAGGCCAAATGGCATTACtttgtaacagtaagtccccctgtctgttataaatgaagttttttcttcatctaagGGATCCATTTTGATTTTATTATACCctaaatatgcatctaaaaagcttaacaattcatgtcatgcagtagcatcaattagttgatcaaTATGTGGTAACGGAAAAGAAtatttaggacaagctttgtttACGTCGGTGTAATAtacacaaactcgccatttaccattcttttttggtactactacagtattagctaaccaattaggatactttacctcgcggatagacccaatttttaaaagtttttgcacCTTATCTTGAATCACCAGATTTTTAAAAGATCcctgctttctcttcttttgtttgataGGTGGATACGATGGATCTTCATTTGACTTGCGAGTCATTAATCCCGGGGGTCTTCCTGTCATATCAGAATGGGACTAGGCAAAgcaatccacgttagttttcaaaaattcaatcaacttacctttcatttcGTGGCTTAAGTTGTCCCCAATGTAGACTTTCCTTTCAAGCCATTGTATGAATAATTCTACATCCTCCAACTCTtcaatcgttgttttgatattttcattttcttccgATTTTTGGATGGAATCGGGCCTTGAGTCCACATCTGTTCGCCCATGTTCAGTTGAGGCTTGTATCATAGTATCCTCAATTGGATtatgtaattgctatttttcttcattttttgtgcTTGAATCTGCTACAGAGTTGATGCTCCTGAATGTATGTTGATCACCACGGATTTGACGTATTCCCCATGGTTAGGGGAATTTAATGACTTGATGTAGGGTAGATGGCACAACATCCatttcgtgaatccatggtctCCCGAGAATCACATTGTAAGCCATATCCATCTCTACCACCTGAAATTTGGCATCTTTAACAACTCCCTCTGCGAATGTTGTAAGTATTACCTCCCCTTTTGTTACGACGCTTGAATTGTCAAAGCCAGATAAAGTATGCGCCTTGGGTACCagcttatcttcagcttgcatttcgtTCAATACTCTCAATAAAATGATGTTCacggagctacctggatcaatcaaaactcgtttaaCATTAGTGTCGtgtacaagtagagatattaccagtgcatcattgtgcgGAGTTAGtacgccatctgcatctgcatcatcaaatgtaatacttTCTTCTTCCAAAACATGTCGAACCCCCTTCCCGTGTGTAACTGTAACTTCTGAAATTTTCTTGGTTGTCTTATATGTCACGCCGTTGATTTCTTCTCCCCCGTTTATAACGTTAACGGttctttttggagaaggaggTTTAGGGGGCTCCTTCTTGTTCTTCATGTATGCTTtcttacctttttcactaaataactcgGTAAGATTTCCTTGCTTTAATAAATGGCCTATTTCACCTTGTAACAATCTACAATCTGCCGTTTTATTACCATGATCATTATAAAACTCGCACCAATGATCAGGATTACGACTATTTGGATTTGATatcatttcttttggccaccgcACCTTATCACCCATGCTTCTTAATATTGCTACTAACTCTGAAGTGCTGATATTAAAATTGTAACCACCAAATTTTGCCTTCAagcttctatcatcatctcgcgtCTCTCGTATGTTTCGATCTTTCCCaaaccttgatgatgaaccagACTCTCTATCTCTCGATCTATGATCATACCTTGAATTGTCCTGCTTTGAACGTGAGTCTCTTCTTGTTGGGCGCATGTAGGACTCGTATCTGTTTTTACTGGACCTTTTTTCAGCTTCAGCATGTCTCAAACTCACCTTTTCCTCTTTTTGAGACCGGGAGatggtatcttcttctatccttagcttcgtgatgtatctgttgtaaacatcattcctgGTTATCGCTGGAAATTCACGTAGACTTTtcttgagtcgtctcgtggcttctgaGCTTTTCTCATTCAAACTACTAGCAAAAGTCATAGCTGCCTAGTTATCAGGTATGCACGGTAACATCatcctttcacgctggaatctatctaCAAATTCTCTAAATTGCTCTGAATCTCcttgctttattttgaaaatatcttccattcttttttcgactttttgagctcccgaatgcattttgataaataaatctGTAAGCTCagtaaaagaatttatagaatttttgggtaagagagaataccatgttaatgctcccttggtgagtgtttcaccgaatttcttgaccaatactaattcaatttcttgtttggttaagTCGTTGCCCTTCACACCAGTTGTGAACGCAatcacgtggtctcgtggatcagttatgccatcatattttggaatatcgggcatCTTGAATTTCTTCAGAATTGGCACAGGAGAAGCATTGGGCTTCCAAagttgttgtgaatatttatccatatctattTCCTTGATTACAGGCGATACTCccggtatttgctctatgcgatcgctttgctccttgagttgtttctgcaaggttaatactaaattttgtaaatctgaATTAACTATGTTACTTGGCTCGCCATCACGAGACTCGCTGGGAGTTCCACTACTGCTTGAATTAACGAGTCCAGAACGTGGGTTTTCCAAagtattgttatttggagttggtGTCGGTGGTGCAACCGGTAACTGGCTGGTAAAAGCCTGGAGAGCACTATTGACTTGTTGAGCAATTAATTTCTTTAGAGCATCATCAAGTGCTTGTTTGTTCGCAACTCTGTCATTTTGATTTGCTTCAGATCCATCCGGAGTCCCTTCTCGTGATTGTCGCTAAGAATCATGCGGCGAGGGAGGTGGGGACCTGTCATCCGCATCATTCACTTGATGTTGTGGATCTTGTAGTGGTAAGTTGTGTTGGTTGTTGTCGTTGACATTTGACATGATTGTTTTTTATGAAAGAATTGATTTGAAAAGCAAATGAtaatcagattcccggtaacagaaccaatttgtttaaccaaaaataggaatttcggtcaaagctttattttagaagaactcgggttactaaTAATCAAATATATGATGAATAAATGAAATTGactttttaataataataataagagcaTAAGAgagcaaagtaaatcagtatattccaatagtatttcgtgtccttacaaatgttcaATCTTCACCTTATATAGCTATCTCTAAGTAGTACGTTTTTCTCCTCTCATAATAGAGTCTTTATGACAATTAATGACATTTAGTGTAACGCTATAATTGGTAATCATAACTGATTCAATACAAATTCTATAACGCTTTCCGCAATTAATGCCTATTAATTACCAATAATTCGTATTTGTACCCCTTTTGCTATTTAGGTTCATTCTTCTGGTGCGATTCCCAAATATCAATAGGTTCGAGCACTTATCCTTTTTGACTTCCTTGGATCTTTGCATGTGCCTGTTGAAGCTCGTGTCTCTTCAACTATTCTTTGCCAATTGTCACTTGTCTTACTAATCCACATGTCATGAGATGTCACCTCATAATTAATTCtgtatatgaaattaatttttcccaatacatatGGTAAGAACGGGAAATGAAATTCATTTCTCAGTTTGATTTGACTAAAGAAGAGGAAGTAATGGGAGAGAAGATCACTTTTCACGTGTCATGGATTTATCTCTTCCTTATCTTGCCTATATTTCGTCCTTGAACGTTTCCTTTCCTCAGTTTCCAGTTATAAGGGAATAATCCtgttttttacttttaaaatgaaAGAGCGTTTCCATGGCTGATGTGCAGAAAAATAAAATGGTAAAGATTTAAAATCAGCTAACCGGAATTCAAATAAAAAGGATAACGTTATTTTTCACTAAAAAGACAATGTTATGAGATATATGCAAATTAAGATAGAAAGTCTGGACCATCATAGGTATAAAGCGTGCACGAGACATATAGAATAAATAGTTGTAGAAGTGAACGGGGCAAAAATCTTGCTTATCCCAAAGAAAAGATTGAGAGTTTATAAACTTAGCTCAGGTATTAGATTCGAAACAAGTCCCATTCCAGTATTGCTTTTTTTGAACATGGATAAAGAGTCACTTTCTTAGGACAAAACAAGGAGTCATAAGAGTCCGAAACTGAAATGATGCCTTTTTGGACATAAAATACGTTTATAcagttttaaaaaattatatttctacataaaacgcagtataatactgcattaTAATTCAATTTGGGCCCACCAAATTAGTGTTCTGCAGGACTGACATAAATAATTTATTTCTTAGCGTAAAACGTATTATAATACTATATTTAACtgaaacgtagtattatactgcattttacactAATTTTTggcccaccaataagtgttctgcggataactgatataacaataattcaaatacataaaacgtggtattatactgcattttacataAAAAATTCTGCACCCCAAGctaggacttgccttatttaaaggtgttagaattttatgaaaatctattcaaaactttccttcaaactttcgttcatacttctcttcttcttatcaagcattttttataatgtgtgaagagccaaaaataagagtttcattatattggggggtgaggttgtaatGGAGAATAATTCTGTGAGGTATAGATCACCTctacagtgtcatgttaaattgccgcttacaatggagtacgataaattggtatcgttgttacataaaaaaaatgagtgtgaggaaatgttcggtgaaccttaaagtaaccggtagatttccgtacTCTGTGACTCCgtaggggtttgcttattattctgagtttaacatcgaagatgataaaactcttagagattttttgtgGATTgcggatgaatacagggaatttattgtaataaaattattgtaAATGTATgtcaaggttgaagacgttctcaataatgagggtgtgcatagtagggataacccccagtcatcgggtggttattctggagcagtttttgccggacagattccTAATGAAAGaacttgccttgatttaaacttgtcgtggctaattttttgactttatataatccacaagacaACTTGTAAACTTCATTTTTTTCTACGCTTTAGcaatgtttattttatgtttgaattgaatttgtattaacactcatatttttcatagcgGGTACCGtctggatatgaattttacaagttatgaccccgctcctagttggaatatgcgtagttctggcgtgttggaccacggtggtccatccgggagtcatcaccaacaagaaaatatccatcatgaaacgttaacacagtacgacttgtaagtaaagtgatatagctatatgtaaagtatttatctagttgagtagcttatcattttcttctttttgtgcagtgaaaacgagcaacttgatgttcctgacctcacaaagttgcccatagacgacgtattgactcgtgatttggcagatgtgcaaagtcaggaagatgatagtgattatgacaacaatgtcgatgagtctggagatgacacgcCTTTCCTTGATGAGGGTGATGACGAGGAGGAAGTGGATGCCGAACCTgatgacgagggagcatgctcaTCCACCTCCCGTTataccaagagtgtacgagtcccacatgCTGTTTttgagcggaatattccctaccttgataatctgccaagtatgccggatgtggatgacctcacaagggatgatgacgAATTTTGGTCAgtaatgtgggatgagtctagaccagcggtgctggcaaagggcatgtatttccccgataaagctcgcctaatgAGGGCTATAAAAATCTGCAGCGtaagagagtgtcgtgagatgacggtaagggAGCCAACTA contains:
- the LOC138885176 gene encoding uncharacterized protein, which gives rise to MSNVNDNNQHNLPLQDPQHQVNDADDRVANKQALDDALKKLIAQQVNSALQAFTSQLPVAPPTPTPNNNTLENPRSGLVNSSSSGTPSESRDGEPSNIVNSDLQNLVLTLQKQLKEQSDRIEQIPGVSPVIKEIDMDKYSQQLWKPNASPVPILKKFKMPDIPKYDGITDPRDHVIAFTTGVKGNDLTKQEIELVLVKKFGETLTKGALTWYSLLPKNSINSFTELTDLFIKMHSGAQKVEKRMEDIFKIKQGDSEQFREFVDRFQRERMMLPCIPDN